A single window of Gossypium hirsutum isolate 1008001.06 chromosome A10, Gossypium_hirsutum_v2.1, whole genome shotgun sequence DNA harbors:
- the LOC121207967 gene encoding uncharacterized protein has product MGDVIQLQVPQLTKTNYGNWSIRMKALLGSQDCWEIVEKGYIEPGDAATEAALSNDAKKALREARKKDQKALNSIFQGMDESTFEKISDVKNAKNAWEILQKSFQGVEKAKKVRVMEKILRSLTRKFEYVVVAIEESKDLSKMSLEELVGSLQAHEQKMKLNEDSENLDQALHSKLSVDDGETSNNFSQGRGNRRGYRGGYRGGNRGGRGSRGRTKVEN; this is encoded by the exons ATGGGCGACGTAATTCAGCTACAAGTTCCACAATTGACGAagacaaattatggaaattggaGCATTCGAATGAAGGCTTTGCTCGGTTCGCAAGATTGTTGGGAGATCGTTGAAAAAGGATACATCGAGCCCGGAGATGCCGCTACAGAAGCAGCTTTATCAAATGACGCTAAGAAGGCGTTACGAGAAGCACGAAAGAAGGATCAAAAGGCCTTGAATAGTATCTTTCAAGGTATGGATGAATCAACCTTCGAGAAAATATCAGATGTGAAGAACGCGAAGAATGCATGGGAGATTTTGCAAAAATCATTTCAAGGTGTAGAAAAAGCTAAAAAG GTAAGAGTGATGGAGAAAATTCTACGGTCACTCACACGCAAATTTGAGTACGTAGTCGTTGCCATCGAAGAATCAAAAGATTTGTCAAAGATGTCGCTCGAAGAACTTGTGGGTTCTCTGCAAGCCCATGAGCAAAAGATGAAGCtaaatgaagatagtgaaaatCTTGATCAAGCCTTGCATAGCAAGTTGTCCGTCGACGACGGAGAAACAAGTAATAATTTTAGCCAAGGAAGAGGAAACCGCAGAGGATATCGTGGAGGCTACCGTGGTGGAAACAGAGGAGGAAGAGGATCACGAGGAC GAACAAAAGTGGAGAATTAG